Genomic DNA from Anaerolineae bacterium:
AAGGAACCTCAACCACCGAGTTAGAAGCCCTGCGCCCGGCGGCCATCCCCTTTACCCTTGAAAACGTAACGGCTTATACCCTGGGGCATGAAGAGATGCTGGCCCATCTCTACCGGCATCTGAGGGTAAGCATGCATATCCTGCCCGGGCTCGATGTTTTGCGCCTGATCTGGATTGCCGACCTGGTCAGCCTGGCCGAAGGCTGCGCCAAACAAATTGACTGGGAGCGGGTGGCCCCTCAGACCCGCTACGCCCTGGCCGCGTGCCACTGGCTGACCCCGCTTTCCGGGGAATTGCTGCAAACAGCGTCCCTCAACCCCGGCCGGCCGCCGCAGGGGGCCGGCCAACAATTTCAGGGCTGGCCCCGCCATACGCTGGCCGAGCAGCGACACAAAAGTTATGGGGGCATTGTGCGCGATAGCTTTTTCCCTCCTGAGTGGTGGCTGCGTTTTTACTACGGCCTGCCCCCCGGCCCGGCCTGTTGGTGGGGCCGCTGGGCGCGCCACCCCCTGCATATTTTGGGGTGGGTGGGGCGTTACTGCCGGCGCCGGGTCAAACATTAAAATCCCGCGTTGTTGAAGTGATATAACCGATTATGTTTAGAGGTAGATTAGGCTACCTCTCTTCGGCGGGGAAATTCTTTAATCGTTTCCATATTTTGCTAAAAATGCTTCAGCGTCTAAACATTGAAACTTATTTTGCTTGGCCGCTGCTTCTTTCAATAACTCGTGGTTAGCTGAAATCAAATAGTCAGTCTTACCTCGCAGGGCAGTCAAGTAAATGCCAATATCTTCACGAGGAATATCCGAAATTGTCTCCACTTCCGTCATTTCTTCTGAGGTGATATAGACATACTCTACCTGGAGGGTTGACCAGATATAGTGCAATAATAATCCGACCCAATCACTACTTTGTAACCGTTTGCCCACCCGCCGGATTTGTTGTTCTAAATCATTGGAGAAAATCACGATGAATTTG
This window encodes:
- a CDS encoding nucleotidyltransferase family protein produces the protein MTQSESTYSLLALCARAQGHPIQYEQLKQQAPALTDSEWAALPAQAESHGLAPLFYAHLPAAGVPMPAAARQQLQGRAMQHSHANRVRAKALAEVLAAFQAAGIDALVLKGMALAHLVYPEPGLRVMRDVDVLVSRSQARQAQALLAEMGFNAPPPGHNLPAKHLAVAQRQVEGLLVSLELHHNLYTEGTSTTELEALRPAAIPFTLENVTAYTLGHEEMLAHLYRHLRVSMHILPGLDVLRLIWIADLVSLAEGCAKQIDWERVAPQTRYALAACHWLTPLSGELLQTASLNPGRPPQGAGQQFQGWPRHTLAEQRHKSYGGIVRDSFFPPEWWLRFYYGLPPGPACWWGRWARHPLHILGWVGRYCRRRVKH